A genomic stretch from Rhodomicrobium vannielii ATCC 17100 includes:
- a CDS encoding DUF3422 family protein — translation MTLPTNHPLRIVLNDEVHARTPEALSAPCRISYLAFKTDETSRGDIGRKVQELAERFGRPVPDDKATHYSENFGTFRFTYERHSEFSRFMVFTEGPNGELFGHPAIKALPEDWVAGLPGSLIVAANVELVRGADSLPDPDEISSRYFAGNVLVGASVASGAGRVFTDFRIHDDGFTRFLMQDISLTPRQAGRLAQRLLEVDSYRMMALLAFPVARDLSPFLSTCEAELARITAALVKPGDINEPELLERLTTLQAEIENRRSVSAYRFAAAAAYYDIVKHRIAELREGRIEGLQMFQEFTERRLEPAMSTCAAVTARQESLSTRVAQATQLLSTKVDVTLEQQNQAVLASMDRRAQLQLRLQETVEGLSVAAITYYIVGLVGYGAKGLKTAELIPLNPEIVMGASIPIVAALVFWGTRRVKAHIAK, via the coding sequence ATGACCCTGCCGACGAATCATCCCCTGCGCATTGTCCTCAACGACGAGGTGCACGCCCGCACGCCCGAGGCGCTGAGCGCCCCGTGCCGCATTTCCTATCTCGCCTTCAAGACCGACGAAACCTCGCGGGGAGACATCGGCCGCAAGGTGCAGGAGCTTGCCGAGCGCTTCGGAAGGCCGGTGCCCGACGACAAGGCGACCCATTACAGCGAAAACTTCGGCACGTTCCGCTTCACCTATGAGCGGCACTCTGAGTTCTCGCGGTTCATGGTTTTCACCGAGGGCCCGAACGGCGAGTTGTTCGGCCATCCGGCGATCAAGGCGCTCCCCGAAGACTGGGTGGCGGGGTTGCCCGGCTCGCTGATCGTCGCGGCGAATGTCGAACTCGTGCGCGGCGCGGACTCGCTGCCCGATCCCGATGAAATCTCCTCGCGCTATTTCGCCGGGAATGTCCTCGTCGGGGCGAGCGTCGCCAGCGGCGCGGGCCGCGTCTTCACCGATTTCCGCATTCACGACGACGGCTTCACGCGCTTTCTGATGCAGGACATCTCGCTGACGCCCAGGCAGGCGGGCCGTCTCGCGCAGCGCCTCCTCGAAGTCGACAGCTATCGTATGATGGCGCTGCTGGCTTTCCCCGTGGCGCGCGATCTTTCGCCGTTCCTCTCAACCTGCGAGGCGGAGCTTGCCCGCATCACGGCCGCGCTCGTCAAGCCGGGCGATATCAACGAGCCGGAGCTTCTGGAACGCCTGACAACGCTTCAGGCCGAGATCGAGAACCGCCGCTCCGTCAGCGCCTACCGTTTCGCGGCCGCCGCCGCCTATTACGACATCGTGAAGCATCGCATCGCGGAACTGCGTGAGGGCCGCATCGAGGGCCTTCAGATGTTTCAGGAGTTCACCGAGCGCCGTCTCGAACCGGCGATGAGCACCTGCGCAGCCGTAACAGCGCGTCAGGAGTCGCTCTCGACGCGCGTGGCGCAGGCGACGCAGCTTCTCTCCACCAAGGTGGACGTCACGCTCGAACAGCAAAATCAGGCCGTGCTCGCCTCGATGGACCGCCGCGCGCAGCTTCAACTTCGCTTGCAGGAAACGGTCGAAGGGCTGTCGGTTGCGGCCATCACCTATTACATTGTGGGTCTTGTGGGCTATGGCGCGAAGGGTCTGAAGACGGCGGAACTGATCCCGCTCAACCCCGAGATCGTCATGGGCGCGAGCATCCCCATCGTCGCCGCGCTCGTTTTCTGGGGCACGAGGCGCGTCAAGGCCCACATCGCGAAATAA
- the trhA gene encoding PAQR family membrane homeostasis protein TrhA, with protein sequence MKDARPLFPSYTKAEQTVDAGVHAAGVTFAVVASVWLLVEAADAVPGAHLAAMIVYCLGLVAMFSASAAYNLAPERRAKELLRRADHAAIFVMIAGSYTPFAVVVGGGAGIGMLVAVWAIAALGVFVKLRFPRRFDRLCVALYLAQGWIVLAALRPLMRTLPEDALTLLVAGGVVYTAGVPFHLMEWMRFHNVIWHVFVLAGAATQFFAIRAAVFPS encoded by the coding sequence ATGAAAGACGCGCGCCCTCTTTTTCCATCCTACACCAAAGCCGAACAGACAGTCGACGCGGGCGTGCACGCGGCGGGCGTAACCTTCGCCGTCGTCGCGAGCGTCTGGCTGCTCGTCGAGGCGGCGGACGCTGTGCCGGGCGCGCATCTCGCCGCCATGATCGTCTATTGCCTCGGCCTCGTCGCCATGTTCAGCGCGTCGGCCGCTTATAACCTCGCGCCGGAGCGCCGCGCGAAGGAGCTGCTGCGCCGCGCCGATCACGCCGCGATCTTCGTCATGATCGCGGGGAGCTATACGCCCTTCGCGGTTGTCGTCGGCGGCGGAGCGGGCATCGGCATGTTGGTGGCGGTATGGGCTATCGCGGCGCTCGGCGTCTTCGTGAAGCTGCGCTTTCCGCGCCGGTTCGACAGGCTGTGCGTGGCGCTCTATCTCGCGCAAGGCTGGATCGTGCTCGCGGCGCTGCGCCCGCTGATGCGCACGCTGCCCGAGGACGCGCTGACGCTGCTGGTGGCGGGCGGCGTGGTCTACACTGCGGGCGTTCCATTCCATCTCATGGAGTGGATGCGCTTTCACAACGTGATCTGGCACGTTTTCGTGCTGGCGGGCGCGGCGACGCAGTTCTTCGCGATCCGCGCCGCTGTTTTTCCGAGTTAG
- the leuD gene encoding 3-isopropylmalate dehydratase small subunit, which translates to MEKFTTLTSVAAPLPLINIDTDMIIPKQFLKTIKRTGLGKSLFYEMRFDEQGNENPDFVLNKPAYRASKILVAGDNFGCGSSREHAPWALLDFGVRCVISTSFADIFYNNCFKNGILPITVSPEDLAKLMDDAERGSNATLTVDLEAQEIRGPDGGVVRFDIDPFRKKCLIEGLDDIGLTMQKADSIELYETTSQLSRPWA; encoded by the coding sequence ATGGAAAAATTCACCACGCTGACGAGCGTCGCCGCTCCGCTTCCGCTGATCAACATCGACACCGACATGATCATCCCGAAGCAGTTCCTGAAGACGATCAAGCGCACCGGCCTCGGCAAGTCGCTGTTCTACGAAATGCGCTTTGACGAGCAGGGCAACGAGAACCCGGATTTCGTGCTGAACAAGCCCGCCTATCGCGCGTCGAAGATCCTCGTCGCGGGCGACAATTTCGGCTGCGGTTCGAGCCGCGAGCACGCGCCGTGGGCGTTGCTCGACTTCGGCGTTCGCTGCGTGATCTCGACCTCGTTCGCCGACATCTTCTACAATAACTGCTTCAAGAACGGCATTTTGCCGATCACGGTCAGCCCGGAAGACCTCGCGAAGCTGATGGACGACGCCGAGCGCGGCTCCAACGCTACGCTGACGGTTGACCTCGAAGCGCAGGAAATTCGCGGCCCGGACGGCGGCGTTGTGCGGTTCGACATCGATCCGTTCCGCAAGAAGTGCCTGATCGAGGGGCTCGACGACATCGGCCTCACCATGCAGAAGGCCGACAGCATCGAGCTTTACGAAACGACATCACAGCTTTCGCGCCCTTGGGCTTGA
- a CDS encoding amidase translates to MSGFADYDAFDGVGLAELVRRREVSAGELLAEARARADAVNPALNAIVYRRDAEAAREADAVAPDAPLAGVPFLVKDLGSPLAGAPLTCGSKLFANYVPDHDGEIVKRFKRAGLIAFGKTNVPEFGLVPVTEPVLFGPCRNPWDTERTPGGSSGGAAAAVAAGVVPMAHATDGGGSIRIPASCCGLVGLKTSRGLNPVEPFTPDYVVDHVVSRTVRDSAAALDATCGRADAGFLAGLDAPPPRLRIAVVRSAMLAGAVSPVVKTALDEAARLLASLGHHVEDAEPALDYDAFASAFLIEWATGARFILDKLPPALIGRAATKDDVEFGTWTLTTIGGHLMSQRAEAQATLATESAKLIDFFTRYDVLLSPVLATPPLRISEAGAPFPEKTAAKIADAVGSPERMRSIVRAVARKSFAFAAFSAPFNMSGQPAISVPLCETPDGLPIGMQFAARIGDDGLLLRLARELEQAAPWGERRPRVWSGASSRQPA, encoded by the coding sequence ATGAGCGGCTTCGCGGACTACGACGCTTTCGACGGAGTGGGCCTCGCGGAGCTTGTGCGGCGTCGCGAGGTTTCGGCGGGCGAGCTTCTCGCCGAGGCGCGGGCGCGCGCGGATGCCGTGAACCCGGCGCTGAACGCCATCGTCTACCGCCGCGACGCTGAAGCCGCGCGCGAGGCCGACGCCGTGGCGCCGGACGCGCCACTCGCCGGCGTGCCGTTCCTCGTGAAAGACCTCGGGTCGCCGCTCGCGGGCGCGCCGCTCACATGCGGGTCGAAGCTGTTCGCGAATTACGTGCCGGACCATGACGGCGAGATCGTCAAGCGCTTCAAGCGGGCGGGCCTCATCGCCTTCGGCAAGACCAACGTGCCGGAATTTGGCCTCGTGCCGGTGACGGAACCGGTGCTGTTCGGCCCATGCCGCAACCCGTGGGACACAGAGCGCACGCCCGGCGGCTCGTCGGGCGGAGCGGCGGCGGCGGTGGCGGCGGGCGTCGTGCCGATGGCGCATGCGACGGATGGCGGCGGCTCGATCCGCATCCCGGCGAGTTGCTGCGGTCTCGTGGGCCTCAAGACCTCGCGCGGGCTGAACCCGGTTGAACCATTCACGCCGGATTACGTGGTCGATCATGTCGTGAGCCGCACGGTGCGCGACAGCGCCGCCGCGCTCGACGCGACATGCGGGCGTGCGGATGCGGGCTTTCTTGCGGGCCTCGATGCGCCGCCGCCCCGACTGCGCATCGCCGTGGTGCGTTCGGCGATGCTCGCGGGCGCTGTCTCGCCGGTGGTGAAGACTGCGCTCGACGAGGCGGCGCGCCTCCTCGCGTCGCTCGGCCACCATGTGGAGGACGCGGAACCGGCGCTCGATTACGACGCGTTCGCCTCCGCCTTCCTGATCGAATGGGCGACGGGTGCGCGTTTCATACTCGACAAGCTGCCGCCCGCTCTGATTGGCCGCGCCGCCACGAAGGACGATGTCGAGTTCGGTACGTGGACGCTGACAACCATCGGCGGGCACCTCATGTCGCAGCGCGCGGAGGCGCAGGCGACGCTCGCTACGGAAAGCGCGAAGCTCATCGACTTCTTCACGCGCTACGACGTGTTGCTGAGCCCCGTGCTCGCGACGCCGCCGCTCCGCATCAGCGAGGCGGGCGCGCCGTTCCCCGAAAAGACAGCGGCCAAGATCGCCGACGCCGTAGGCTCGCCGGAGCGCATGCGCAGCATCGTCCGCGCGGTGGCCCGCAAGAGTTTCGCTTTCGCCGCCTTCTCCGCGCCGTTCAACATGTCGGGCCAGCCCGCGATTTCGGTGCCGCTGTGCGAGACGCCGGACGGGCTTCCCATCGGCATGCAGTTCGCCGCGCGCATAGGCGATGACGGTCTTCTTCTTCGGCTAGCGCGTGAACTGGAGCAGGCCGCGCCGTGGGGCGAGCGCCGCCCGCGCGTCTGGTCCGGTGCATCCTCTCGCCAACCCGCTTGA
- a CDS encoding class I SAM-dependent methyltransferase: MTSRERMIRTYDKALVSRGYRQYFDNSGFYNFGLWDGEPSSQREASEALIDELVSLIGHEGGRVLDVACGPGASTQRLCRSYEPRNVTAINISEAQLASARDRAPGCTFIKMDAAHLDFPAESFDAVMCVEAAFHFDTRQSFLREAARVLKPGGTLVMTDMLFRGFMKPIGNFGQVPPANFMRDLDEYRARMAKAGFVDIDVRDATHACLDGFRRHLSHWPAEERRKHQMSLGQSLVAGVVSRSIARYFAAVCKTYIIAAATKPSVAAAREMRAA; the protein is encoded by the coding sequence ATGACTTCGCGCGAACGCATGATCCGCACCTATGACAAGGCGCTGGTGAGCCGGGGCTACCGGCAGTATTTCGACAACAGCGGCTTCTACAATTTCGGTCTGTGGGACGGGGAGCCTTCCTCGCAGCGCGAGGCAAGCGAAGCGCTGATCGACGAACTCGTTTCATTGATCGGGCATGAGGGCGGGCGAGTGCTGGACGTGGCCTGCGGGCCGGGCGCGTCCACGCAAAGGCTCTGCCGGTCCTATGAGCCGCGCAATGTCACGGCCATCAACATTTCCGAGGCGCAACTCGCCTCGGCGCGCGACCGCGCCCCCGGTTGCACGTTCATCAAGATGGACGCGGCGCATCTCGACTTCCCCGCCGAGAGCTTCGACGCCGTCATGTGCGTCGAAGCCGCCTTCCACTTCGACACGCGACAATCGTTCCTGCGCGAGGCCGCGCGCGTGTTGAAGCCCGGCGGAACGCTCGTCATGACCGACATGCTGTTTCGCGGCTTCATGAAACCCATCGGCAATTTCGGACAGGTTCCGCCCGCGAATTTCATGCGCGACCTCGACGAATATCGGGCGCGGATGGCGAAAGCCGGTTTTGTGGACATCGACGTGCGGGACGCAACGCATGCCTGTCTCGATGGCTTCCGTCGCCACCTGTCTCACTGGCCGGCGGAGGAACGGCGCAAGCACCAAATGTCGCTCGGTCAATCGCTCGTAGCAGGCGTGGTGAGCCGCTCGATTGCGCGGTACTTCGCGGCGGTGTGCAAGACGTATATCATCGCCGCCGCAACAAAGCCGAGCGTCGCGGCCGCGCGGGAGATGCGCGCGGCCTGA
- a CDS encoding tryptophanase: MPRIKFHSGETIPLEMHKVRIVQKLTLLPIEDRLKAMDDAGNNTFLLQNCDVFMDMLTDSGVNAMSDQQLAAMMIADDSYAGSATYTRLEAKLRELFGMHYILPTHQGRACENILAQTFVKPGTIVPMNYHFTTTKAHIVLNGGVIEELVKKEGLEVTSDLPFKGDIDIEALEALARKEGADKIAFVRMEAGTNLIGGQPISLANLADVRRVCDKYGLILVFDASLLADNLYFMKEREDSCKDLSIREITRRVADLCDIIYFSARKLGCVRGGGICIRDEGLYKRMRGLVPLYEGFLTYGGMSVREIEALTVGLEETMDEDMINQGPQFIAYMVSELLKRGVPVITPAGGLGCHIDAMRFLDHIPQAEYRAGALASACYIASGVRGMERGTLSEQRNPDGTEVFSNMELLRLAMPRRVFTRSQVDYAIDRIDWLYQNRKMIDGLVFVEEPEILRFFYGRLKPVSDWQEKLVAKFRADFGDSL; this comes from the coding sequence GTGCCAAGAATTAAATTCCACAGCGGCGAAACCATTCCGCTGGAAATGCACAAGGTCCGCATCGTCCAGAAGCTCACCCTCCTTCCGATCGAGGACCGGCTCAAGGCAATGGACGATGCAGGCAACAACACGTTCCTGTTGCAGAACTGCGATGTCTTCATGGACATGCTGACCGACAGCGGCGTGAACGCGATGAGCGATCAGCAGCTCGCCGCCATGATGATCGCGGACGACAGCTACGCGGGCAGCGCCACCTACACGCGCCTCGAAGCGAAGCTCCGCGAGCTTTTCGGCATGCACTACATCCTGCCGACGCATCAGGGCCGCGCCTGCGAGAACATCCTCGCGCAGACCTTCGTGAAGCCGGGCACCATCGTGCCGATGAATTATCACTTCACGACGACCAAGGCGCACATCGTGCTGAACGGCGGCGTTATCGAGGAACTCGTCAAGAAGGAAGGGCTCGAAGTCACGAGCGATCTCCCGTTCAAGGGCGATATCGACATCGAGGCGCTTGAAGCGCTCGCCAGGAAAGAGGGCGCGGACAAGATCGCCTTCGTGCGCATGGAGGCGGGCACCAACCTCATCGGCGGCCAGCCGATTTCGCTCGCGAACCTCGCCGACGTCCGCCGCGTGTGCGACAAATACGGCCTGATCCTCGTGTTCGACGCGAGCCTGCTCGCCGACAACCTCTATTTCATGAAAGAGCGCGAGGACTCCTGCAAGGATCTCTCGATCCGCGAAATCACCCGCCGCGTCGCCGACCTGTGCGACATCATCTACTTCTCTGCCCGCAAGCTCGGCTGCGTGCGCGGCGGCGGCATCTGCATCCGCGACGAGGGGCTGTACAAGCGCATGCGCGGTCTCGTGCCGCTCTATGAGGGCTTCCTCACCTATGGCGGCATGTCCGTCCGCGAGATCGAGGCGCTGACCGTCGGTCTCGAAGAGACGATGGACGAAGACATGATCAACCAGGGGCCGCAGTTCATCGCCTATATGGTGAGCGAACTGCTGAAACGCGGCGTGCCGGTGATTACACCTGCGGGCGGCCTCGGCTGTCACATCGACGCGATGCGCTTCCTCGATCACATCCCGCAGGCGGAATATCGCGCGGGCGCGCTCGCCTCGGCCTGCTACATCGCGTCGGGCGTACGCGGCATGGAACGCGGCACCCTGTCGGAGCAGCGCAACCCGGACGGCACCGAAGTCTTCTCCAACATGGAATTGCTGCGCCTCGCGATGCCGCGCCGAGTATTCACGCGCTCGCAGGTGGATTACGCGATCGACCGCATCGACTGGCTGTACCAGAACCGCAAGATGATCGACGGACTGGTGTTCGTCGAGGAACCGGAGATCCTGCGCTTCTTCTACGGGCGCCTGAAGCCCGTCTCGGACTGGCAGGAGAAACTCGTCGCGAAGTTCCGCGCGGATTTCGGCGACAGCCTGTAG
- a CDS encoding SDR family oxidoreductase, with protein sequence MRLQHKVAIVTGAASGFGAEIARVFAREGAKVAVLDINGDGARAIAREIGDAAIAIKADVTKRCEINTAVANTLNAFGGLDIVVNNAGWSHKNRPMLEVSEEDFDRVYEINVKSIYHMAFAVVPVLEERGGGVILNIGSTAGIRPRPGLTWYNGSKGAVNLLSRSMAVELAPMKIRVNCIAPVMGVTGLLEQFMGLPDTPENRAKFSATVPLGRLSEPADIANAALYLASDEAAFVTGVVLEVDGGRTI encoded by the coding sequence ATGCGTCTTCAGCACAAGGTTGCCATAGTGACCGGAGCGGCTTCCGGCTTCGGGGCGGAAATCGCGCGCGTGTTCGCCCGGGAAGGCGCGAAAGTCGCCGTGCTCGACATCAACGGCGACGGTGCGCGGGCCATAGCTCGCGAGATCGGCGATGCCGCCATCGCGATCAAGGCGGACGTCACCAAGCGCTGCGAGATCAATACGGCGGTCGCGAACACGCTCAACGCGTTCGGCGGCCTCGACATCGTGGTGAATAACGCGGGCTGGAGCCACAAGAACCGGCCCATGCTGGAAGTGTCCGAGGAGGATTTTGACCGCGTCTATGAGATCAACGTGAAGTCGATCTATCACATGGCGTTTGCCGTCGTGCCGGTGTTGGAGGAGCGCGGCGGCGGCGTGATCCTCAACATCGGGTCCACGGCGGGCATTCGGCCGCGCCCGGGCCTCACCTGGTACAACGGCTCGAAAGGCGCGGTGAACCTGCTGTCGCGGTCGATGGCGGTGGAGCTTGCGCCGATGAAGATCCGCGTGAATTGCATCGCGCCCGTGATGGGCGTCACGGGGCTGCTCGAACAGTTCATGGGGTTGCCCGATACACCGGAAAACCGCGCGAAGTTCAGCGCCACGGTGCCGCTCGGGCGGTTGTCCGAGCCTGCCGACATCGCAAACGCCGCGCTTTATCTTGCCTCGGACGAAGCCGCGTTCGTGACGGGCGTCGTGCTGGAGGTTGACGGCGGCCGCACGATATAG
- a CDS encoding FxsA family protein: MPFVILFLMISWPVLEVASIIQVSRWIGGIPTFLLLAAGVAVGAFLVKSQSRLVGVRVMEVMRSGGSPEKTLLDSGTTSLAGILFMIPGFVSDAVAILLLLPVVRGFLWRGASYGVRTRGGKWQARPQQGARPEPQGDAQGPVRSETVIDVEFTEVPRGEGKGGSSAKRTDSPWNKG, translated from the coding sequence ATGCCCTTCGTCATTCTCTTTCTCATGATTTCGTGGCCGGTGCTGGAGGTGGCCTCCATCATCCAGGTAAGCCGCTGGATTGGCGGCATCCCAACGTTCCTGCTGTTGGCGGCGGGTGTGGCGGTTGGCGCGTTCCTCGTGAAGTCGCAAAGCCGCTTGGTCGGCGTTCGCGTCATGGAAGTGATGCGGTCCGGCGGGTCGCCCGAAAAGACGCTCCTCGACAGCGGGACGACGTCGCTCGCGGGCATCCTGTTCATGATCCCCGGCTTCGTGTCCGACGCGGTGGCGATCCTGCTGCTGCTCCCGGTGGTGCGCGGCTTTTTGTGGCGCGGCGCATCTTACGGCGTGCGGACGCGCGGCGGGAAGTGGCAGGCGCGGCCCCAGCAGGGTGCGCGGCCTGAGCCACAGGGGGACGCGCAAGGCCCGGTGCGCAGCGAAACGGTGATCGACGTCGAGTTTACCGAAGTGCCGCGTGGCGAAGGCAAGGGCGGTTCGAGCGCGAAGCGCACGGATTCGCCCTGGAACAAGGGGTAG